The Agromyces sp. G08B096 DNA window TCGCGACGAACGTGTCGCCGGGGCGGGCGAAGAAGTACGCGGAGGCGGCCTGCACGCGCTCGTCGGTGAACGCGATCATCACCGCGCCCACGAGAAGCGCCAGCAGCACCGCGAGCACCGAGATGATCGCGTTGCCGGTCGTGATCTCGCGGAACGCCCGGTGCCAGCGCGACTCGGATTCGGGCCCGGGCTCGGCGCCCGGCTTCGCCGCGGTCGGCGGCGCGGGCCGCTCGGGCTGCACCTCCTCCGGCACCTGCGAGCCGGTCTCGAGCGCGACGTCGGGATCGTTCGGGGTGGGCGCGCTCATGCGGCGGCTCCTTCGGTGCTCGGCGCCTCGCCGGCCATCATGAGGCCGAGGATGTCGCGCGGGGTGTCTCCCGGGACGATGCCCACGACCTTGCCGCGGTACATCACCATGATGCGGTCGGCGAGGGCCGTGACCTCGTCGAGCTCGGTCGAGACCACGATGACGGGCACGCCGGCGTCGCGGGTCTCGACGATGCGCTTGTGGATGAACTCGATCGAGCCCACATCGACGCCGCGGGTCGGCTGGGCGGCGACGAACAGGCGCAGGTCGCGGCTGAGCTCGCGCGCGAGGACCACCTTCTGCTGGTTGCCGCCCGAGAGGCGGCCGACCTTGGTCTCGATCGACGGCGTGCGCACGTCGTACTCCGCGACCTTCTCGCGGGCGAAGCGCTCGAGCGCGCCGCGCTGGACGTTGCCGCCCTTCACGAACGGCGCGCCGTCGGCGCGGTCGAGCATGAGGTTCTCCGCGATGGTGAACTCGGCGACGAGCCCGTCCTCCTTGCGGTCCTCGGGCACGAACCCGACACCCGCCTCGAGGATGTGCCGGACGTGGCGCCCGACGAGCTGGTTGCCGTCGAGGGTCACCGAGCCCTGCACGCGCGGCTGCAGGCCGACGAGGGCCTCGGTGAGCTCGGTCTGGCCGTTGCCCTGCACGCCGGCGACCGCGAGGATCTCGCCCCGGCGCACCTCGAACGAGACGTCGTTGACGACGAGCTGCCCGATCGGATCGATGACACTGAGCCCCTCGACCACCAGTGCGGGGTCGCCGAGCGTGGCGGGCTCCTTCTGCACGGTGAGCTCGACCGCACGACCGACCATCATCGACGCGAGCTCCGCGTTCGAGGCCGCGGGATCGGCCTCGCCGACGACCTTGCCGAGGCGGATGACGGTGATCCGGTCGGCGACCTCGCGCACCTCGCGAAGCTTGTGCGTGATGAAGACGATGGAGGTGCCGCCCTCCTTGAGCTGACGCATGATCGCCATCAGCTCGTCGGTCTCCTGCGGCGTCAGCACCGCGGTGGGCTCGTCGAACACCAGCACCCGGGCGTCACGCGAGAGCGCCTTGATGATCTCCACGCGCTGCTGCACCCCGACCGGCAGGTCGTCGACGAGCGCGTCGGGGTCGACGTCGAACCCGAAGCGGTCGGAGATCTCGCGCACCTTCGCGCGGGCGGCCGGGAGGTCGAGGAGCCCGGCACCCTTCGTGGACTCGTGTCCGAGCATGACGTTCTCGGCGACCGTGAAGACGGGGATGAGCATGAAGTGCTGGTGCACCATGCCGATGCCGGCGCGCATGGCGTCACCGGGGCCGGCGAAATGCTGGACCTCGTCGTCGAGCAGGATCTCGCCGGAGTCGGCCTGGTAGAGGCCGTAGAGCACGTTCATGAGGGTGGACTTGCCGGCCCCGTTCTCCCCGAGGAGGCAATGGATCTCACCCGGTTCGACCGTGAGGTCGATGTGGTCGTTCGCCACGAGCGTCCCGAAGGTCTTCGTGATGCCCCGAAGCTCGAGTTTCATGTCACCGATCCTAGTGATGGGCCTGCGGATGCAGCAGATGCTGCGCAGATGTCGGAGAGCGGTCGGACCGCCTGCTCAGATGTTGTGACGGACGCGCATCCGCGTCAACGGCGACGGGGAGGCCGGCGCCTGCCGACCTCCCCGCCGTGTGCCGTTCGGACTACTCGGCCAGGTAGGACTCCACCTGGATGTCGCCCGCGACGATCTGCTCGCGCAGCTCCTGGAGCTTCGCGTCGAGCTCGGCCGGGACGCGGTCGGCCCAGTCGTGGTAGTCGGCGAGGCCCACGCCGTCGTTCTCGAGCGTGCCGACGAACGGCGTCGTGTCGAACTCGCCGTTGCCGGCCTCGACGATCGCCTCGTGCACGCCGACGTCGATGCCCTTCATGATCGAAGTGAGCAGGAGCGACGCGACCGACGGGTCGGTCTCGAACACGTCGGCGTCCACGCCGATGAGCGCGATCTCGCGACCGGAGTCCTCGATGGCGGCAGCGGCCGACTGGTAGATCGGACCGCCGACGGGCAGGAGGACGTCGACGTTCTGGTCGATGATGCCCTGCGCGAGCTGACGGGCGGTGTCGTTCGCCTCGAAGCCGCCGGTGAACGAGCCATCCTCGGCGGCGCGGTCCCAGCCGACCACCTTGACGGCGGTGCCGTTCTCCTCGTTGTAGTAGTCGACGCCCTGAGCGAAGCCGTCCATGAAGATGGTCACGGTCGGGATGTTCATGCCGCCGAAGGTGCCGACGACGCCGGTCTGCGAGACACCGGCGGACAGGTAGCCCGCGAGGAACGCGGCCTGGGCGGTGTCGAAGATGATCGGCTTGATGTTCTCGGCGTCGGTGGTGCCGTCGAAGTCCTGGTCCACCGGGTCGTCGATCGAGATGTACTCGATGTCGGGGTTCTGCTGGGCCGACTCGAGGGCGGCCGGCGCGAGCAGGAAGCCGACCGTGACGATGGCGTTGCAGCCCTGGTCGACGAGGCTCGAGAGGTTGGCGGCGTAGTCGGTCTCGGCGGCCGACTCGACCTCGTTGTACTCGACGCCGAGCTCCTCGGCCGCGGCCTGGAGGCCCTCGAAGCCGAGCTGGTTGAAGGACTTGTCGTCGAACCCGCCCGCGTCGGAGACCATGCAGGGAAGGAAGTCGAGGGCCTCGCCCCCGCCGTCGCCGCCCGACTCCTCGGGAGCCGACGCGCAGCCGGCCAGCAGCGCGGCGGCGCCGAGCATGGCGAATCCGCCGAGCGCGGCCTTCTTCGTCGTGATCGTCACTGTGTCCTCCAAAGACGCTCACCCCGACCGTCGCGGGGTTGGTGCCCTCACGTTACCGAATGTTGCGAGCGCGGCCCGGGTCCCGCCTGCCCGCGCAATCCAATGGTTATCAAGAAGCGACAATCTGCTCATATGAGCAGATGCGGCTCACCCCCGAGCGGGGGGCACGCGGCGGTGGCAGGCCGTCACGGTGCGCTCGGCGACTCCACGAGCAGCTCGCCCGAGATGATCCGCTGGCGCAGCTCGTCGAGCTCGGCGTCGAGCTCGGCCGGCACCAGTGCCTCGAGGTCGTGGTACGGCGCGATCTCGACGCCGCCGTTCTCGAGCGTGCCGATGTACGCCTCGTTCGTGAACGCGTCGTCGACCACGTCACCGACGATCTCGACCATCGCCTGCCGCGTGTTCTTCAGCACGCTGGTCAGGAGCACGGGCCGGTACTCGGCCGGCAGGGTGTCGTAGCCGTCGCTGTCGACCCAGATGATCGACACGCCCGAGCGCTCGATCGCGGCGGCCGCCGCACCCTCGCCGACCTGACCGGCGACCGGCAGGATGACGTCTGCGCCCTGGTCGATGAACCCCTCGGTCAGCACCTTGCCCTTGTTCACGTCCTCGAAGTCGCCGGTGAAGGCGCCGTCCTGGGCGGTCTTGTCCCAGCCGAGGGCCCGCACCTGAGTGCCGTGCGCCTCGTTGTACGCGGCCACGCCGTCGACGAAGCCGTCCATGAACAGGGTCACCGGCGGCTGGTTGCCGCCGCCGAAGGTCGCAACGACCCCCGTCTTCGTGACGCCCGCGGCGAGGTAGCCCGCGAGGAAGGAGGCCTGCGCGGTGTCGAAGACGACCGGCTTGACGTTCTCCGCCTCGACCGTCTCGTCGACGATCGCGAAGGCGAGGTCGGGGTTCTTGCCCGCCTGGTCGAGCGTGGCCTCGGCGAGCTCCCAGCCGACCGTGACGATCAGGCCGCAGCCCGAGTCGACGGCCTGCTGCACGTTGGGGGCGAGATCCGTCTCGCCGGTCGAGACGAGGGCCTCGGCCTCGACGCCGTACTCCTCCTCCGCGTCCTGCAGCCCTTCCCAGCTCGACTGGTTGAAGGAGCGGTCCTCGAGGCCGCCCGAGTTGGTCACCATGCGGACGCACTCGTCGGCGCCGTCGGACTCAGCCCCCGGCTCGGGTGCGCTCTGGCAGGCGGTGAGGGCGAGGGATGCCGCGGCGATGGCTGCGATCGCGAGGAAACGGCTGGGACGGGACATCCGGTGCTCCTTTGTCGGGCTCGGGCGGTACGGGTGGGTGCGGCAGGTCACAGGACGTCGTTCGAACCGCCGAGGCGGAGCGCGTCGACGACGGCCTTCACCCGCTGGGCGTGCTCGCTCGTGGTGACGAGCAGGGCGTCGGGGGTGTCGACGACGACGATGTCGCGGACGCCGATGAGGCTGATGACCCGCTTCGAACGGCTCACGACGATGCCGCTCGACGCGTCGGAGAGCACGCGCGCGTTCTCGCCGAGGATCGCGAGCTCGCCGGAGCGGCCCGAGGTGTTGAGTTTCGCGAGCGAGGCGAAGTCGCCGACGTCGTCCCACTGGAAGTGGCCGCGGACGACCGCCAGCCGGCCGGCCGCCGCCGCGGGCTCGGCCACCGCGTAGTCGATCGCGATCTTCTCGAGGCCCGGCCAGATCCGGTCGACGGCGGGACCCCGCGTCGCCGGATCGTCCCATGCGGCGGCCAGTTCGACGAGACCGGCGTGCAGCTCGGGCTTGGTGCGCTGGATCTCCTCGAGCAGCCGGTCGGCGCGGGCGATGAACATGCCGGCATTCCAGAGGTGGCGCCCGCCCGCGAGGTACCGCTTGGCGGTCTCGAGGTCGGGCTTCTCGACGAAGCTCGCAACGGCCTCGACGTGCGAGGCGCCCGGCACGTCGAACTCGGCGCCGCACTCGATGTATCCGAAGCCGACCGCCGGCTCGGTCGGGGTGATGCCGATGGTCGCGATGTACCCGGCGTCGGCCGCCGCCACCGCGTCGGCCACGGCCTGACGGAACAGCGCATCACCGGAGATGACGTGGTCGGCCGCGAACGAGCCGACGATCACGCCCGGCTCCCGGCGCTGGAGGATGGCCGCCGCGAGGCCGATCGCCGCCGTGGAGTCGCGCGGCTCGCTCTCGAGCACGATGTTCGCGTCGGCGAGGGCCGGCAGCTGCGCCTCGACCGCGGCGCGGTGCGCGCGGCCGGTGACGACCATAATCCGCTGCTCGCCCGACAGGGGAACGAGGCGGTCCCACGTGTCTTTCAGCAGCGTCTGGCCGGAGCCGGTGAGGTCGTGCAGGAACTTCGGCGCATCGGCGCGCGAGAGCGGCCACAGCCGCGATCCCACGCCGCCGGCGGGGATGATGCTGTAGAAGCGGTCGATCGGTGCGTCGTGCATCCGCCCAGCGTATCCGCGACGGCCGGCGCCCGCATGGCGGTGTCCACTGACCACGCGGGCCTCCCGATCTCTCGACGTCGAGACAGTTAGGACCGCCTAAGCAGCGCCGGATGGGCGCTCGGACTAGACTCTGCTCGGGCCTTCACGCCCGACTGCCCGCTCGTTCGGGAGCGGATCACACAGCCATGGAGGGTTGTTCATGCCAGATTCACAGGCAGGGACCCTGACCGCACCCACCCCGGCCAAGGAGCGGCCGGGCGGCACGCTCTACCGCGGCCGCGAGGGCATGTGGTCGTGGGTGCTGCACCGCATCACCGGTGTCGCCATCTTCTTCTTCCTCCTCGTGCACATCCTCGACACCGCGCTCGTGCGGGTCAGCCCCGAGGCGTACAACGCCGTCATCGGCACGTACCAGACGCCGATCATGGGCCTCGGCGAAGTGGCCCTCGTCGGCGCGATCGTCTTCCACGCCTTCAACGGCATCCGCGTGATCCTCGTCGACTTCTGGGCGTGGGCGACGCGCCACCAGAAGCTGCTCTTCTGGATCGTCATCGGCCTGTGGGTGGTCACGATGCTCGGCTTCGTGCCCCGCCACCTCATCAACGTCTTCAGCCACTAAGGAGCGCCGAGTGTCCGTCATCGAAGCGCCCCGCACGCCGGTCCGCCCCGCTCCCAAGCGCGGCGTGAACCTGGAGAAGTGGGGCTGGATCTACATGCGCGTCTCGGGCGTCGTCCTGATCGTGCTGGTCTTCGGCCATCTGTTCGTGAATCTCATGGTCGGCGAGGGCGTGAAGGCCATCGACTTCGGGTTCGTGGGCGGCAAGTGGGCCGACCCGTTCTGGCAGTGGTGGGACGTGCTGATGCTCTGGCTCGCCCTCATCCACGGGGCGAACGGCATGCGCACCGTCGTCAACGACTACACGAAGCCCGGCACCGTCCAGCGCATCCTCAAGGGCGCGCTGCTCGCCGCCGTCGTGGTGCTGCTCGTCCTCGGCACGCTCGTCGTCTTCACCTTCGAACCGTGCCCCGCCGGCGCCCCCGCCGACCTGCTGCCCTCGTTCTGCGCCGCATAGGAGACCTGTGACCACCGAGAACCACGTCGAGACCCAGGTCGTCGACGGAGTCCACTACCACCAGTACGACATCGTCATCGTCGGCGCCGGCGGCGCCGGCATGCGTGCGGCGATCGAGGCCGGCCCCGGCGCGAAGACCGCGGTCATCTCCAAGCTCTACCCGACGCGGTCGCACACGGGCGCCGCGCAGGGCGGCATGGCCGCCGCGCTCGC harbors:
- a CDS encoding ABC transporter ATP-binding protein encodes the protein MKLELRGITKTFGTLVANDHIDLTVEPGEIHCLLGENGAGKSTLMNVLYGLYQADSGEILLDDEVQHFAGPGDAMRAGIGMVHQHFMLIPVFTVAENVMLGHESTKGAGLLDLPAARAKVREISDRFGFDVDPDALVDDLPVGVQQRVEIIKALSRDARVLVFDEPTAVLTPQETDELMAIMRQLKEGGTSIVFITHKLREVREVADRITVIRLGKVVGEADPAASNAELASMMVGRAVELTVQKEPATLGDPALVVEGLSVIDPIGQLVVNDVSFEVRRGEILAVAGVQGNGQTELTEALVGLQPRVQGSVTLDGNQLVGRHVRHILEAGVGFVPEDRKEDGLVAEFTIAENLMLDRADGAPFVKGGNVQRGALERFAREKVAEYDVRTPSIETKVGRLSGGNQQKVVLARELSRDLRLFVAAQPTRGVDVGSIEFIHKRIVETRDAGVPVIVVSTELDEVTALADRIMVMYRGKVVGIVPGDTPRDILGLMMAGEAPSTEGAAA
- a CDS encoding BMP family ABC transporter substrate-binding protein — protein: MTITTKKAALGGFAMLGAAALLAGCASAPEESGGDGGGEALDFLPCMVSDAGGFDDKSFNQLGFEGLQAAAEELGVEYNEVESAAETDYAANLSSLVDQGCNAIVTVGFLLAPAALESAQQNPDIEYISIDDPVDQDFDGTTDAENIKPIIFDTAQAAFLAGYLSAGVSQTGVVGTFGGMNIPTVTIFMDGFAQGVDYYNEENGTAVKVVGWDRAAEDGSFTGGFEANDTARQLAQGIIDQNVDVLLPVGGPIYQSAAAAIEDSGREIALIGVDADVFETDPSVASLLLTSIMKGIDVGVHEAIVEAGNGEFDTTPFVGTLENDGVGLADYHDWADRVPAELDAKLQELREQIVAGDIQVESYLAE
- a CDS encoding BMP family ABC transporter substrate-binding protein, giving the protein MSRPSRFLAIAAIAAASLALTACQSAPEPGAESDGADECVRMVTNSGGLEDRSFNQSSWEGLQDAEEEYGVEAEALVSTGETDLAPNVQQAVDSGCGLIVTVGWELAEATLDQAGKNPDLAFAIVDETVEAENVKPVVFDTAQASFLAGYLAAGVTKTGVVATFGGGNQPPVTLFMDGFVDGVAAYNEAHGTQVRALGWDKTAQDGAFTGDFEDVNKGKVLTEGFIDQGADVILPVAGQVGEGAAAAAIERSGVSIIWVDSDGYDTLPAEYRPVLLTSVLKNTRQAMVEIVGDVVDDAFTNEAYIGTLENGGVEIAPYHDLEALVPAELDAELDELRQRIISGELLVESPSAP
- a CDS encoding sugar phosphate nucleotidyltransferase, which produces MHDAPIDRFYSIIPAGGVGSRLWPLSRADAPKFLHDLTGSGQTLLKDTWDRLVPLSGEQRIMVVTGRAHRAAVEAQLPALADANIVLESEPRDSTAAIGLAAAILQRREPGVIVGSFAADHVISGDALFRQAVADAVAAADAGYIATIGITPTEPAVGFGYIECGAEFDVPGASHVEAVASFVEKPDLETAKRYLAGGRHLWNAGMFIARADRLLEEIQRTKPELHAGLVELAAAWDDPATRGPAVDRIWPGLEKIAIDYAVAEPAAAAGRLAVVRGHFQWDDVGDFASLAKLNTSGRSGELAILGENARVLSDASSGIVVSRSKRVISLIGVRDIVVVDTPDALLVTTSEHAQRVKAVVDALRLGGSNDVL
- the sdhC gene encoding succinate dehydrogenase, cytochrome b556 subunit yields the protein MPDSQAGTLTAPTPAKERPGGTLYRGREGMWSWVLHRITGVAIFFFLLVHILDTALVRVSPEAYNAVIGTYQTPIMGLGEVALVGAIVFHAFNGIRVILVDFWAWATRHQKLLFWIVIGLWVVTMLGFVPRHLINVFSH
- a CDS encoding succinate dehydrogenase hydrophobic membrane anchor subunit, with the translated sequence MSVIEAPRTPVRPAPKRGVNLEKWGWIYMRVSGVVLIVLVFGHLFVNLMVGEGVKAIDFGFVGGKWADPFWQWWDVLMLWLALIHGANGMRTVVNDYTKPGTVQRILKGALLAAVVVLLVLGTLVVFTFEPCPAGAPADLLPSFCAA